The Ranitomeya imitator isolate aRanImi1 chromosome 3, aRanImi1.pri, whole genome shotgun sequence genome has a window encoding:
- the LOC138671429 gene encoding zinc finger protein 11-like produces the protein MEAAGGALCCLDCGRRFSQRSGLNRHQRSRCKLSSTLPSRAAPANAPSTHKCSVCQETCRSASELRRHLKSHGGEEERYMCCQCSRTFNSNLSLARHQRTHSAERPFTCPQCGKSFKSSAVLLRHQSVHTGEQPYQCDVCTKGFSQKSSLIIHLRTHAGQHPYTCSSCERRFCSKSDLVAHERSHREPLSREGSNSTEEDDEDFIKLKIMDVSSDDLKEPLTSSSSEDDEEKRKEQAELADRMTEVKKEKDKDTAERFQQQPHSDDLGMKRSGSDGSVSEEKTPPWIKEQIGSGNLQGNLLGEDQDGSGPGSEEDGGAERLIKPEEVSGDPRGGEWKPPSPGNKGPWKVESQEPKDDGGIICPDCGKTFRSALLFAEHQRMHAGGQPFPCIECGKSFSYRSTLLRHQKSRCLNENMKVPSVSRVLTDTSELVQKCGLCTAKFRGLSELRKHLASHVNDGRYTCQDCGRDFNCNYFLVRHQRTHTGEQPFKCKLCWRGFSQRASLVIHIRTHTGERPYICFVCGRAFYSRSAMLRHQRSRHDIMKNCKGDKKRTPESHKIAQVGNADPARTGPLPDRTLAVALQGPVLDKRAEVRDDGKELNGGGEGSQPAAYDYRTFLAAQESLLCNVSIRSLESRPSYRCGVCQVLCQDSGEMKRHLKSHGGDQRYLCRQCGRTFTSNFYLVRHQRTHTGERPFTCLQCNKSFKCSSVLLRHQRIHSPDLPYQCEVCTKGFSQKTSLIIHLRTHTGERPYSCWVCGRSFCSRSALLRHEQNHLLEGQGSKKICKKNDKREKDKPCVKQEPEHQEEDGQRPHADKGTGTQETHGEERDGDGNHGDVKTEAPSEEKSPQMEREGCSSCICPVCGKFFRSESLLHEHQKIHEDGPCYVCPDCGNSFGHRSSLLRHRNLHCRQQPGIIYPEPVISVSPGQQVHKCGICHLNFSSSKDLRRHLRSHKGDGTFMCRECGQTFNCNFSLVRHQRTHTGERPFTCPQCNKSFKCSSVLLRHQRIHTGEQPYQCDVCLRCFSQKPSLINHLRTHTGERPFSCQVCGRSFCSRSARMRHEHTNHQHDSKSKEAAVSEAAAGGGVGELLPPL, from the exons ATGGAGGCGGCGGGTGGCGCGTTGTGCTGCTTGGACTGTGGGAGGAGATTCAGTCAACGCTCCGGCCTGAATCGTCATCAGAGATCGCGCTGTAAGCTGAGCAGCACGTTGCCCTCCAGAGCTGCGCCTGCTAATGCCCCCTCGACCCACAAGTGCAGTGTCTGCCAGGAGACATGCAGGAGCGCTAGCGAGCTGCGGAGACACCTGAAGAGCCATGGCGGCGAGGAGGAGCGCTACATGTGCTGCCAGTGCAGTCGCACATTCAACAGTAACCTGTCCTTGGCGCGGCACCAGAGGACGCACAGTGCCGAGCGCCCCTTCACCTGTCCACAGTGCGGCAAGAGCTTCAAGAGCAGCGCCGTCCTCCTCCGCCACCAGAGCGTGCACACCGGGGAGCAGCCGTACCAGTGCGACGTGTGCACCAAGGGCTTCTCCCAGAAAAGCAGCCTCATCATCCACCTCCGCACACACGCCGGCCAGCACCCCTACACCTGCTCCTCCTGCGAGCGAAGGTTCTGCTCCAAATCTGACCTGGTCGCCCACGAGCGAAGTCACCGAGAGCCGCTGTCCCGTGAAG GTTCCAACTCAACCGAGGAGGACGACGAGGATTTCATCAAGCTGAAGATCATGGATGTCTCATCCGATGACCTCAAAGAGCCTTTGACCTCGTCCTCCTCCGAAGATGATGaggagaagaggaaggagcaggcGGAATTGGCAGACAGGATGACGGAGGTGAAGAAGGAGAAGGACAAGGACACAG CTGAGAGATTTCAGCAGCAGCCGCACAGTGACGATTTGGGGATGAAGAGGTCGGGGAGTGACGGCTCCGTCTCCGAGGAGAAGACTCCACCGTGGATAAAGGAGCAGATCGGCTCCGGGAACCTGCAAGGAAATCTGCTGGGAGAAGATCAAGATGGCAGCGGCCCCGGCAGTGAGGAAGATGGTG GGGCGGAACGTCTAATAAAGCCTGAAGAAGTGTCCGGAGACCCTCGGGGCGGTGAGTGGAAGCCGCCTTCACCGGGTAACAAAGGTCCGTGGAAGGTGGAGAGTCAGGAGCCGAAGGACGATGGCGGCATCATCTGCCCGGACTGCGGTAAGACCTTCCGGTCTGCGCTGCTGTTCGCGGAGCACCAGAGGATGCACGCCGGAGGGCAGCCCTTCCCCTGCATTGAATGCGGCAAGAGCTTCAGCTACCGCTCCACCCTCCTCCGCCACCAGAAGTCGCGCTGCCTGAACGAGAACATGAAGGTGCCCAGCGTGAGCCGCGTCCTCACCGACACCTCGGAGCTGGTCCAGAAGTGTGGCCTCTGCACCGCCAAGTTCCGGGGCCTGAGCGAGCTGAGGAAGCATCTGGCGAGTCACGTGAACGACGGCCGCTACACGTGCCAGGACTGCGGCCGCGACTTCAACTGCAACTACTTCTTGGTGAGGCACCAGAGGACGCACACGGGAGAGCAGCCCTTTAAGTGCAAGCTGTGCTGGCGAGGCTTCTCCCAGAGGGCGAGCCTGGTCATCCACATCCGGACACACACCGGGGAGCGGCCGTACATCTGCTTCGTCTGCGGCAGAGCCTTCTAttcccgctcggccatgctacgacACCAGCGCAGCCGCCATGACATCATGAAGAACTGCAAAG GTGATAAAAAAAGGACACCGGAGAGTCACAAGATCGCTCAGGTGGGCAATGCGGACCCTGCAAGGACTGGCCCCTTACCCGACAGGACCCTGGCGGTGGCCCTACAAGGTCCAGTCCTGGATAAGAGAGCTGAGGTTCGGGATGATGGGAAGGAGCTGAACGGTGGCGGTGAGGGGTCCCAGCCGGCTGCCTACGACTATCGCACCTTCCTGGCAGCGCAGGAGAGTCTGCTCTGTAACGTCAGCATCCGCTCCTTAGAGTCCCGGCCCAGCTACCGCTGCGGCGTCTGCCAGGTGCTCTGCCAAGACTCCGGGGAGATGAAGAGGCACCTGAAGAGTCATGGCGGGGACCAGCGCTACTTGTGTCGCCAGTGCGGCCGCACCTTCACCAGTAACTTTTACCTGGTGCGGCACCAGAGGACTCACACTGGCGAGCGCCCCTTCACCTGTCTGCAGTGCAACAAGAGCTTCAAGTGCAGCTCCGTCCTCCTCCGCCACCAGCGGATCCACTCCCCCGATCTGCCCTATCAGTGCGAGGTGTGCACCAAGGGCTTCTCCCAGAAGACCAGCCTCATCATCCACCTGAGGACCCACACCGGCGAGCGCCCCTATAGCTGCTGGGTCTGTGGCCGGAGCTTCTGCTCCCGCTCGGCACTGCTGCGTCACGAGCAAAATCACCTCCTCGAAGGACAAG gTTCGAAGAAAATCTGCAAGAAAAACGACAAACGGGAGAAGGATAAACCTTGTGTGAAGCAGGAGCCGGAGCACCAGGAGGAAGACGGGCAGCGGCCACATGCTGATAAAGGCACCGGGACCCAGGAAACACACGGGGAAGAACGCGATGGTGACGGAAATCATGGAGATGTAAAAACAGAAGCCCCGAGCGAGGAGAAGTCGCCGCAGATGGAGCGGGAAGGCTGCAGCAGTTGCATCTGTCCAGTCTGTGGGAAGTTCTTCCGTTCGGAGTCTCTCCTCCATGAGCACCAGAAGATACACGAGGACGGCCCGTGCTATGTGTGCCCCGACTGTGGGAACAGCTTCGGGCACCGCTCGTCTCTCCTCCGCCACCGAAACTTGCACTGCAGACAGCAGCCGGGAATCATCTACCCTGAGCCGGTGATCTCTGTCTCTCCTGGGCAGCAAGTCCATAAGTGCGGCATCTGTCACCTGAACTTCTCCAGCTCCAAAGATCTGAGGCGACACCTGAGGAGCCACAAAGGAGACGGCACGTTCATGTGCCGCGAGTGCGGCCAGACCTTCAACTGCAACTTCTCACTGGTGCGGCACCAGAGGACACACACCGGCGAGCGGCCCTTCACCTGTCCGCAGTGCAACAAGAGCTTCAAGTGCAGCTCCGTCCTCCTCCGCCACCAGCGGATCCACACCGGGGAGCAGCCGTACCAGTGCGACGTGTGCCTGCGCTGCTTCTCCCAGAAGCCGAGCCTCATCAACCACCTGCGGACACACACCGGAGAGCGCCCCTTCAGCTGCCAGGTCTGTGGCCGGAGCTTCTGCTCTAGGTCCGCCCGGATGCGACACGAGCACACCAATCACCAGCATGACTCTAAGAGCAAGGAGGCGGCGGTGTCAGAGGCAGCAGCGGGCGGAGGGGTCGGCGAGCTGCTGCCCCCGCTGTGA